The proteins below come from a single Eucalyptus grandis isolate ANBG69807.140 chromosome 3, ASM1654582v1, whole genome shotgun sequence genomic window:
- the LOC104424232 gene encoding LOW QUALITY PROTEIN: metal-nicotianamine transporter YSL2 (The sequence of the model RefSeq protein was modified relative to this genomic sequence to represent the inferred CDS: deleted 1 base in 1 codon), whose product MGSMNIEEVRAEEKFDRSDPQEGRIEPEEVKRIVPWWKQITVRGIVTSTAIGIIYSVIVMKLNLTTGLVPNLNVSAALLSFVFIRTWTKLLHKAGIVTTPFTRQENTIVQTCAVACYAIAFGGGFGSYMLGLNRRTYELAGEDTPGNNPKGITEPGIGWMTGFLFVTSFVGITALVPLRKIMIIDYKLTYPSGTATAVLINGFHTPKGDEMAKKQVHGFTKFFSFSFLWGFFQWFYSGGPKCGFTQFPTFGLKAWQHSFFFDFSTTYVGAGMICPHLVNLSLLLGAVLSYGIMWPLIGGLKGKWYSETLKDSSMKSLTGYKVFISISLILGDGLYNFLKVLFFTAQSLHAKLNMKNNKTFPENENQSLDDLRRNEVFLRERIPLKLALFGYIFFSIISIIVIPLIFPELKWYYVVVAYILAPSLSFCNAYGAGLTDMNMGYNYGKVALFVLAAITGKESGLVAGLVGCGLIKSMVSISSDLMHDFKTGHLTFTSPRAMLLSQALGTAIGCVVSPLTFFLFYKAFNIGDPNGEYPAPYALIYRNMAILGVEGFSALPKHCLQLCYGFFGFAVLANLARDLSPKNIGKWVPIPMAMAVPFLVGANFAIDMCVGSLIVFVWHKLNSKKAALLVPAAASGLICGDGLWILPSAILALAKIHPPICMNFLKGE is encoded by the exons ATGGGGAGCATGAACATTGAGGAAGTGCGGGCGGAGGAGAAATTTGACAGAAGCGACCCACAGGAGGGGCGTATCGAGCCCGAGGAGGTGAAAAGAATCGTGCCATGGTGGAAACAGATCACGGTCAGGGGAATTGTCACTAGCACAGCCATAGGAATCATCTACAGCGTGATAGTGATGAAGCTGAACCTCACCACGGGTCTAGTCCCGAACCTTAACGTCTCGGCTGCGCTCCTCAGCTTTGTGTTCATCCGGACATGGACTAAGCTGCTACACAAGGCCGGAATCGTGACGACCCCGTTCACCCGGCAGGAGAATACCATCGTTCAAACCTGCGCAGTTGCTTGCTATGCCATTGCCTTCGGCG GTGGTTTCGGTTCTTATATGTTGGGCTTAAACAGGAGAACATATGAGCTGGCCGGTGAGGATACCCCTGGGAATAAT CCAAAGGGCATTACGGAACCCGGCATTGGTTGGATGACCGGCTTCCTATTCGTGACTAGCTTCGTGGGGATTACGGCTTTGGTTCCTCTGAGAAAG ATAATGATAATAGACTACAAGCTAACTTATCCAAGCGGAACTGCGACGGCCGTTCTCATAAACGGGTTCCATACTCCTAAAGGCGATGAGATGGCCAA GAAACAGGTCCATGGTTTCACGAAATTCTTCTCGTTCAGTTTCCTCTGGGGGTTCTTCCAGTGGTTTTACTCAGGTGGACCCAAATGTGGATTTACCCAATTTCCGACATTCGGGTTGAAAGCTTGGCAACACTC GTTTTTCTTCGACTTCAGTACGACGTATGTCGGGGCAGGGATGATCTGTCCGCATCTAGTGAATTTGTCTTTGCTTCTCGGCGCGGTTCTCTCTTATGGAATAATGTGGCCGCTCATAGGTGGGCTTAAAGGTAAGTGGTACTCTGAGACGTTGAAGGACAGCAGCATGAAGAGTTTAACTGGCTACAAG GTCTTCATTTCTATCTCTCTAATTCTTGGAGACGGCCTCTACAATTTCCTCAAAGTACTGTTTTTCACTGCCCAAAGCCTCCATGCCAAATTGAACATGAAGAACAATAAAACAT tTCCTGAGAATGAAAACCAGTCTCTTGATGATCTTCGGCGTAATGAAGTTTTCTTAAGAGAGAGAATTCCCCTGAAGTTGGCTTTGTTCGGGTACATTTTCTTCTCCATCATCTCCATCATCGTGATCCCTCTCATCTTCCCTGAGCTCAAGTGGTATTACGTGGTCGTCGCGTATATTCTCGCACCGTCCCTTAGCTTCTGCAATGCGTACGGCGCGGGCCTTACTGACATGAACATGGGCTACAATTATGGAAAAGTTGCACTCTTTGTGCTTGCCGCAATAACAGGGAAGGAGTCTGGTCTAGTTGCGGGGCTTGTTGGGTGTGGCCTGATTAAGTCGATGGTGTCCATCTCTTCAGATTTGATGCACGACTTCAAGACTGGCCATCTAACCTTCACTTCTCCACGAGCAATGCTTCTCAGCCAGGCACTCGGCACTGCTATAGGCTGCGTAGTTTCTCCCCTTACATTCTTTCTGTTTTACAAGGCTTTCAATATCGGGGATCCGAATGGAGAATATCCAGCTCCTTATGCCCTCATTTACCGGAACATGGCAATTTTGGGCGTAGAAGGCTTTTCTGCCCTTCCAAAACACTGCTTGCAGCTGTGTTACGGCTTCTTTGGCTTTGCCGTGTTGGCCAACTTAGCAAGAGACCTTTCGCCAAAAAACATTGGGAAATGGGTGCCCATCCCCATGGCCATGGCCGTGCCTTTCCTCGTTGGGGCCAACTTTGCAATCGACATGTGCGTGGGGAGCCTGATTGTTTTCGTGTGGCACAAGCTGAACAGCAAAAAGGCAGCGCTTCTGGTTCCCGCAGCAGCTTCTGGTCTGATATGTGGCGATGGACTGTGGATTCTACCTTCGGCAATCCTTGCTCTGGCCAAGATTCATCCTCCAATATGCATGAACTTTTTGAAGGGAGAGTAG
- the LOC120291114 gene encoding LOW QUALITY PROTEIN: vacuolar protein sorting-associated protein 26B-like (The sequence of the model RefSeq protein was modified relative to this genomic sequence to represent the inferred CDS: inserted 3 bases in 3 codons): MNYLLGAFKPSCNIFITFADGKNRKQVPLKKENGQTAMVPLFQSXENISGKVSIEPIQGXKVEHNGVKVELLGQIEMYFDRGNFYDFTSLVRELDVPGELYERKTYSFEFSTVEMPYETYNGVHVRLRYVLKVTINRGYAGSIVEYQDFVVRNYTPPPSINNSIKMEVGIEDCLHIEFEYNKSKYHLKDVIIGKXYFLVRIKIKNMDLEIRRRESTGSGQNTHVETETLAKFELMDGAPVRGESIPIRLFLSPYELTPTYRNVNNKFSVKYYLNLVLVDEEDRRYFKQQEITIFRLQETSS; the protein is encoded by the exons ATG aatTATCTTCTTGGAGCATTTAAACCATCATGCAACATTTTTATCACATTTGCCGATGGGAAAAACCGTAAGCAG GTTCCtctgaagaaggaaaatggcCAAACTGCCATGGTCCCACTATTCCAAA CAGAAAATATATCTGGCAAG GTATCAATAGAACCAATTCAAG AAAAGGTTGAACACAATGGTGTAAAAGTTGAACTCCTGGGTCAGATAG AGATGTATTTTGACAGAGGGAACTTCTATGATTTCACTTCTCTTG TTCGTGAGTTGGATGTCCCTGGTGAATTATATGAAAGGAAAACATACTCGTTTGAATTTTCTACGGTTGAAATGCCTTATGAGACATATAATGGAGTTCATGTGAGGCTTAG GTATGTCCTGAAAGTAACAATCAACCGCGGTTATGCTGGAAGCATTGTAGAATACCAGGATTTTGTG GTTCGAAATTATACTCCGCCACCATCAATAAACAATAGTATCAAG ATGGAAGTGGGAATTGAAGATTGCCTACACATTGAGTTTGAGTATAATAAAAGCAA GTATCATCTGAAAGATGTCAttattggaa tatattttctcgTGAGGATCAAGATTAAAAACATGGATCTTGAGATCAGGCGTCGAGAATCAACGGGCTCTGGGCAAAATACTCATGTCGAGACAGAAACCCTTGCTAAATTTGAACTTATGGATGGTGCTCCCGTCAGAG GTGAATCTATACCCATTAGATTGTTTCTTAGTCCTTATGAATTGACGCCAACCTACCGGAATGTCAACAACAAGTTTAGCGTGAAGTACTACTTGAACCTTGTTCTTGTTGACGAAGAAGATCGACGGTATTTTAAGCAGCAGGAAATCACAATATTTAGGTTACAAGAGACATCGTCATGA